From Marinobacter alexandrii, one genomic window encodes:
- the serA gene encoding phosphoglycerate dehydrogenase: MNEADHEAPSLDEFLFTQKLERAHSYPKNRIKALLLENIHEGAINRLKVEGYQVEVYPAGMTEEELSEAIKDVSLLGIRSKTLVTEKVLSNAKRLLAIGAFCIGTNQIDLSSALRKGIAVFNAPFSNTRSVVELALAEIIILMRNLPDKMSQMHLGKWSKSATGSFEIRGKKLGIIGYGKIGSQLSILAESIGMNVQYFDLEEKLALGNAYSCSSLEELLATSDVISVHVDGRPENEAIIGSREFNQMKDGVVFINLSRGHIVDIEALTENIKNGKIHGSSVDVFPEEPLSNDHPFKSPLKGLRNTILTPHIGGSTLEAQENIADFVPSKIIEYINTGSTTNSVNFPNITLPNLNQAHRFIHIHKNEPGVLAEINNVLANHGINIGGQYLKTNDIIGYVITDIDKNYKEEVIKDLKMVRGTIRFRVLY, translated from the coding sequence TTGAATGAAGCTGATCATGAAGCACCTTCTCTTGATGAGTTTCTATTCACTCAAAAACTAGAACGTGCTCATTCTTACCCTAAAAATCGAATAAAAGCACTTCTTCTTGAAAACATTCATGAAGGAGCTATTAATAGGCTTAAAGTAGAAGGGTATCAAGTTGAGGTATATCCTGCTGGAATGACAGAGGAAGAATTATCAGAAGCAATAAAAGATGTTAGCCTTCTTGGTATTCGATCAAAAACACTTGTAACGGAAAAAGTCTTAAGCAATGCTAAAAGGCTTTTGGCTATTGGTGCCTTTTGTATTGGCACAAATCAAATAGATCTTAGCTCCGCTTTAAGAAAAGGAATTGCTGTATTTAATGCTCCTTTTTCAAACACACGTTCAGTTGTAGAGCTAGCTCTTGCAGAGATAATTATTTTGATGAGAAACTTGCCTGATAAAATGAGTCAAATGCACCTAGGCAAGTGGAGTAAATCCGCTACTGGGAGTTTTGAAATAAGAGGTAAGAAGCTTGGTATAATAGGATATGGCAAAATAGGTTCTCAATTATCTATTCTTGCTGAATCCATTGGCATGAATGTTCAATACTTTGATTTAGAGGAGAAGCTTGCTTTAGGGAATGCTTATTCATGTTCCAGTTTAGAAGAATTATTAGCTACTTCAGATGTGATTAGTGTTCATGTGGATGGTAGACCGGAAAATGAAGCAATTATAGGATCTAGAGAATTCAATCAAATGAAGGATGGAGTTGTCTTCATTAACTTAAGCAGAGGTCATATTGTGGATATTGAAGCTTTAACAGAAAATATCAAAAATGGAAAAATTCATGGCTCCAGTGTAGATGTATTCCCAGAAGAACCACTTAGCAATGATCATCCTTTTAAGTCTCCTTTAAAAGGTCTTAGAAATACAATTTTAACTCCTCATATAGGGGGTAGCACGTTAGAGGCCCAAGAGAACATAGCTGATTTTGTACCTTCAAAAATCATCGAATATATCAATACAGGATCCACCACTAATAGTGTGAATTTTCCGAACATTACCCTCCCAAATTTGAATCAAGCACATAGGTTTATTCATATCCACAAAAATGAACCGGGAGTTTTAGCTGAGATCAACAATGTGCTCGCCAATCATGGCATAAATATTGGTGGACAATACCTAAAAACCAATGATATTATTGGCTATGTTATTACGGATATAGATAAGAACTACAAAGAAGAAGTAATAAAAGACTTGAAAATGGTCAGAGGTACCATTAGATTCAGAGTTTTATATTAA
- a CDS encoding RNA polymerase sigma factor, which produces MEELIIEKIRESETRNYGFNLLVREYQERIYWHVRKMVIDHDDTDDLVQEIFVKVWKNLGKFREDSKLYTWIYRIATNECLNFLKKKKRRFFIPIHDLEGELVEKLKSSVEPSGDEVQMKLQKALLKLPDKQRMVFNMKYFDDMKFTDIADITGTSVGALKANYHHAVKKIELFINSD; this is translated from the coding sequence TTGGAAGAACTAATCATTGAAAAGATTCGTGAAAGCGAAACCCGTAATTATGGGTTTAATTTATTGGTACGAGAGTATCAAGAACGAATCTATTGGCATGTGCGGAAAATGGTCATTGATCATGATGACACGGATGACTTAGTTCAGGAGATTTTTGTAAAGGTTTGGAAAAACCTGGGAAAATTCAGAGAAGACTCAAAGCTTTATACATGGATTTACAGAATAGCAACAAATGAATGTTTGAATTTTCTAAAAAAGAAAAAAAGACGCTTCTTTATTCCGATTCATGATTTAGAAGGTGAACTGGTTGAAAAACTTAAGAGTAGTGTTGAGCCATCGGGGGATGAAGTTCAAATGAAACTACAAAAAGCGTTATTAAAACTTCCTGATAAGCAGCGAATGGTCTTCAATATGAAGTATTTTGATGATATGAAATTTACTGATATAGCTGATATAACTGGGACAAGCGTTGGGGCTCTAAAAGCAAACTATCATCATGCGGTTAAAAAAATTGAATTGTTTATTAATTCAGATTAA
- a CDS encoding universal stress protein — protein MIAPLKKIVVCLDHTDMDQGLIENACVLSLVAGTTEITFLNVIKDFNLPDSVLKEFPNLLEKALEERKLEIKELISKYFKCDTPTKILVKQGSETKEILKVANESKSDLLIIGRKKVSDSVLSTRIARRSPCNLLVIPEKEKLKFGKIFIPVDFSDYSRLSLGRTLLLTERLKSKVYLQNVYNVPSSYRYSGKSYSEFAEIMKGHASNDLDILIKKVEVNSQELVPVFTLDKNENVIDLIYKEAKKKNVDMIVMGAKGRSATSALFIGSKAERMIRINDSIPLMIIRKKGAVAGILETLKDL, from the coding sequence TTGATCGCCCCTCTTAAAAAAATCGTTGTTTGCCTTGATCACACGGATATGGATCAAGGCTTGATAGAAAACGCATGTGTCTTGAGCTTGGTTGCTGGCACAACTGAAATTACATTTCTAAATGTAATTAAGGACTTCAATCTTCCGGATTCGGTATTGAAAGAATTTCCTAACCTCTTGGAAAAAGCTTTAGAAGAAAGAAAGCTTGAAATAAAAGAGCTAATTAGTAAATATTTCAAATGCGATACTCCAACCAAAATATTGGTAAAACAAGGAAGTGAGACCAAGGAAATATTAAAAGTTGCAAATGAAAGTAAGTCAGATTTACTTATCATAGGTAGAAAGAAGGTTAGCGATTCTGTATTAAGTACCCGAATTGCACGAAGATCTCCCTGTAACCTATTGGTGATTCCTGAAAAAGAAAAGCTAAAATTTGGAAAAATTTTCATTCCTGTAGATTTTTCCGATTACTCACGACTTTCACTTGGGAGAACATTGCTATTGACGGAGAGGTTAAAATCTAAAGTCTATCTTCAAAACGTGTATAACGTTCCTTCAAGCTACAGATACTCTGGAAAAAGCTATTCTGAATTTGCAGAGATCATGAAAGGTCATGCAAGTAACGATTTGGATATACTCATCAAAAAAGTTGAAGTAAATTCTCAAGAATTGGTTCCTGTTTTCACTTTAGATAAAAATGAAAATGTTATCGATCTGATATATAAAGAAGCTAAAAAGAAAAATGTAGACATGATCGTCATGGGGGCAAAAGGAAGATCTGCAACATCTGCATTATTCATTGGAAGTAAGGCAGAACGAATGATTCGAATAAATGACAGTATACCTCTCATGATTATACGAAAGAAAGGAGCCGTAGCTGGCATCTTAGAGACGCTAAAAGATCTTTAA
- a CDS encoding cytochrome c3 family protein, with amino-acid sequence MFKTTPKLTRILLSLALAVFATLSLKAQEIPTDESVISAGESTFKANCTQCHQIWEVRIGPALNNVYERRSVEWITSWIKNSQAMIASGDEQAVALWEEYDKTVMAAYPFSDGEIMELLAYIQAETVAGPPKPPTPEPGVTGEAQGDSISSSYLMAVIIILVVVLLLAVIALIIAAKTLVKHLKDVKGLNEAEQEVVSQQFDVAAFLKSNNFVGLVIFIFTVVVLKTLIDGAFTIGVQQGYQPTQPIAFSHEIHAGQYEIDCQYCHTGVRKSKSANIPSPNICMNCHTQVKTESEEIQKIYAAIDYDPDTKTYGTNTKPIEWVRIHNLPDLAYFNHSQHVKVAELECETCHGPIKEMEVVYQYSSLTMGWCINCHRETDVNTKGNEYYDKLVKLHSEQSKEPMKVEDIGGLECAKCHY; translated from the coding sequence ATGTTTAAAACAACACCGAAACTAACCAGAATACTACTAAGCTTAGCGCTAGCTGTATTCGCCACTCTGAGTCTAAAAGCTCAGGAAATTCCCACAGACGAAAGCGTTATATCCGCTGGAGAGTCTACATTCAAAGCCAACTGTACTCAATGTCATCAGATATGGGAAGTACGAATAGGGCCTGCGCTGAACAACGTATATGAGCGTCGTTCTGTTGAATGGATAACATCATGGATTAAAAATTCTCAAGCGATGATTGCCTCAGGAGATGAGCAAGCAGTTGCACTTTGGGAAGAATACGATAAAACGGTCATGGCGGCTTACCCATTCTCAGATGGTGAGATAATGGAACTGTTAGCTTACATCCAAGCAGAAACTGTTGCTGGACCACCGAAACCTCCTACTCCCGAACCAGGAGTGACTGGTGAAGCACAAGGAGACTCGATATCTTCTTCTTACTTAATGGCAGTGATCATCATATTGGTTGTTGTTTTACTGTTAGCTGTTATAGCGCTGATTATAGCTGCAAAAACATTGGTTAAGCATCTCAAGGATGTTAAGGGACTGAATGAAGCAGAGCAAGAAGTGGTATCACAGCAATTTGATGTTGCTGCATTTTTGAAGAGCAACAATTTCGTTGGCTTGGTGATTTTCATCTTTACTGTAGTTGTATTGAAGACATTGATAGATGGAGCCTTTACCATAGGTGTTCAGCAAGGATATCAACCTACTCAACCGATTGCCTTTTCGCACGAGATTCATGCAGGACAGTATGAGATAGACTGTCAATATTGTCATACTGGAGTAAGAAAATCTAAATCTGCTAACATTCCTTCGCCTAACATATGTATGAATTGTCATACACAGGTAAAGACAGAATCAGAAGAAATTCAGAAAATATATGCTGCGATCGATTATGATCCAGACACAAAAACTTACGGTACAAATACTAAACCTATTGAGTGGGTAAGAATTCATAATCTTCCTGATTTAGCATACTTCAATCATTCTCAGCATGTAAAAGTTGCAGAATTAGAATGTGAAACTTGTCATGGACCTATCAAGGAAATGGAAGTGGTATATCAATACTCAAGCTTAACAATGGGATGGTGTATTAATTGCCATAGAGAAACCGATGTAAATACAAAAGGAAACGAATATTATGACAAACTTGTAAAGCTTCATTCAGAGCAAAGCAAGGAGCCAATGAAAGTTGAAGACATTGGAGGGTTGGAATGTGCTAAATGTCACTATTAA
- a CDS encoding MarR family transcriptional regulator, whose amino-acid sequence MGIAEEIKQEKFKSEYSKAIVNIIYTNAWLHQKHLQLFKSYGLTTPQFNILRILRGQHPEPATVNLLIERMLDKSSNASRIVDKLEQKGFVERKQCPNDRRAVDVCISDEGLGLLKKMDNQMEQWENQNNKLTDQEAKNLNEILDKLRE is encoded by the coding sequence ATGGGAATAGCAGAAGAGATTAAGCAGGAAAAATTTAAAAGTGAATATTCAAAAGCTATTGTAAATATTATTTATACGAATGCATGGTTGCATCAGAAACATTTACAATTGTTCAAATCCTATGGCTTAACAACACCACAATTCAATATTCTTAGAATTCTTAGAGGGCAGCACCCAGAACCAGCAACAGTCAATCTGTTAATTGAACGAATGCTGGATAAAAGTTCAAACGCTTCTAGAATAGTAGATAAATTGGAGCAAAAAGGATTTGTGGAAAGAAAGCAATGCCCCAATGATAGGAGAGCAGTTGATGTGTGTATTTCCGATGAAGGACTTGGCTTGCTCAAAAAGATGGACAATCAAATGGAACAGTGGGAAAATCAAAATAACAAACTCACTGATCAAGAAGCAAAAAATCTCAATGAAATCTTAGATAAGTTGAGAGAATAA
- a CDS encoding monothiol bacilliredoxin BrxC family protein, whose product MSYPLNWKSLNTLSEFDRLVEDSREKPALVFKHRPSSPESAHAKELLERDWSISPESLDLYIIDVMKDKDIAEAVTDIAGVINEYPQVLLFADGVTMYDESREMISVKKIKLALKIINRTFKWMETRV is encoded by the coding sequence ATGAGTTATCCGCTTAATTGGAAATCGCTAAATACACTATCAGAATTCGATCGTTTGGTTGAAGACTCGAGAGAAAAGCCTGCGCTCGTATTTAAGCATCGACCGTCTTCTCCTGAGAGTGCGCATGCTAAAGAGTTGTTAGAAAGAGATTGGTCAATTTCACCTGAAAGTCTTGATTTGTACATCATTGATGTGATGAAAGATAAAGATATTGCTGAAGCTGTAACGGATATAGCTGGTGTGATCAATGAGTATCCACAGGTTCTACTTTTTGCAGATGGAGTAACTATGTATGATGAGTCACGTGAAATGATTAGTGTGAAAAAAATCAAACTGGCATTAAAGATCATCAATAGAACTTTCAAATGGATGGAAACTCGTGTTTGA
- the yidC gene encoding membrane protein insertase YidC, producing the protein MDRNQFIGLILMFALLAVYFTWFAPEPPVTEDLTTQEEPVSEVIPQTSSTDTVSTTNLSMPDSVQSSLDVQTYGAFAFAANGEVSVKTIENKELLISFSNKGGQIQEVVLKNHKNYLGNKLVLVDGSKSKIDLIVDHNGRKINLSELLFTSTVKTFGDTTQISYILGDGNFSITQKYLIPPSGFEVAYSIESKGLNNILNPTDVSFNWNHAINRAESNLDDGRINSNVRYYLAEGESDELSERSTEFEDETLGTQIKWVSFKQKFFTAAIIANTGFKSGYVNQTVDFSDTTSVKNMSMQMLIPYSEFATGFGARYYFGSNKYDILKGVAPDFEENLDMGWGPLPLVNKYLIIPIFHFLERFFSNYGIIILIVVIVIRLILAPLTWKSHMSMAKMRAMKPELDEIKAKHDGDMQKAQQAQMKLYQQVGINPVSGCIPMLLQMPILFSLFFFFPNAVELRQQSFLWAHDLSTYDSIIRLPFEIPFYGDHVSLFTLLMTLSTILYTWSNSQITTVQGPMKTLQYMMPIMFLFVLNSYASGLTFYYFVSNMTTFGQTVLFRKIIDEDKIHQLLQENKKKNVNKKKSKFQTRLEDAMKASQEAQKKNKKKK; encoded by the coding sequence ATGGACAGAAATCAATTTATAGGACTAATCCTAATGTTTGCCTTATTGGCGGTTTACTTCACATGGTTCGCTCCTGAACCGCCTGTGACTGAAGATTTAACTACTCAAGAAGAGCCAGTATCTGAAGTAATACCTCAAACTTCTTCTACAGATACAGTTTCAACGACCAATTTATCTATGCCTGATTCTGTACAGTCTTCTTTAGACGTGCAGACATATGGAGCTTTCGCATTTGCCGCTAATGGAGAAGTCAGTGTGAAAACCATAGAAAACAAGGAATTGCTTATAAGCTTTTCCAATAAAGGTGGGCAAATCCAAGAGGTTGTATTAAAAAACCATAAGAATTACCTAGGTAATAAGCTTGTCTTAGTAGATGGATCAAAATCCAAGATAGACTTGATTGTTGATCATAATGGAAGAAAAATTAACTTATCGGAGTTATTATTCACGTCTACAGTTAAAACATTTGGAGACACTACTCAAATTTCCTACATACTTGGAGATGGTAATTTCTCGATTACTCAAAAGTATTTAATCCCTCCTTCAGGATTCGAAGTTGCTTATAGTATTGAAAGTAAAGGGCTAAATAATATTCTTAATCCAACAGATGTTAGCTTCAACTGGAATCATGCAATCAATAGAGCAGAGAGCAATCTTGATGACGGAAGAATAAATAGTAATGTGAGATACTACCTAGCAGAAGGTGAATCTGATGAACTTTCAGAAAGATCTACTGAATTTGAAGATGAGACTTTAGGGACTCAAATCAAGTGGGTTTCGTTTAAACAGAAGTTTTTCACAGCTGCGATCATTGCAAATACTGGATTTAAATCTGGTTACGTAAATCAAACAGTCGATTTCAGTGATACCACTTCTGTTAAGAACATGTCTATGCAGATGCTTATCCCCTACTCTGAGTTTGCTACTGGATTTGGAGCTAGGTATTACTTCGGTTCCAATAAGTATGATATTCTAAAAGGAGTTGCTCCTGATTTTGAAGAAAACCTAGACATGGGATGGGGCCCGCTCCCCTTGGTTAATAAGTACCTTATTATCCCAATATTTCACTTTTTGGAAAGATTCTTTTCCAATTATGGTATAATTATCTTAATCGTAGTAATTGTTATTCGGTTGATCCTTGCTCCACTAACATGGAAGTCTCATATGTCTATGGCAAAGATGCGAGCAATGAAACCTGAGCTTGATGAGATCAAAGCAAAGCATGATGGTGATATGCAGAAAGCCCAGCAAGCGCAGATGAAACTTTACCAGCAAGTAGGTATCAACCCAGTTAGTGGCTGTATTCCCATGCTACTCCAAATGCCTATTCTTTTCTCTCTTTTCTTCTTCTTCCCCAATGCAGTAGAGTTGAGACAACAGTCATTTTTATGGGCACATGATTTGTCAACATATGACAGTATTATAAGATTGCCATTTGAAATTCCTTTTTATGGCGATCATGTGAGTTTATTTACGCTATTGATGACTCTATCGACCATACTTTATACTTGGAGTAACAGTCAAATTACAACGGTTCAAGGACCGATGAAGACTCTTCAGTATATGATGCCTATCATGTTTCTATTCGTTTTGAATAGTTATGCTTCAGGTCTTACCTTTTATTATTTTGTTTCTAACATGACAACATTCGGTCAAACTGTTTTATTCAGGAAGATCATAGATGAAGATAAGATTCATCAATTGCTCCAGGAAAACAAGAAGAAGAATGTCAACAAGAAGAAGTCTAAATTCCAGACACGGCTTGAAGATGCGATGAAGGCAAGTCAGGAAGCACAAAAGAAGAATAAAAAGAAAAAATAG
- a CDS encoding serine hydrolase — MHKLRHTLFILFFSATVLVKGQAYELLHHKVDSVVSSAIQSEAFPGCVIYAAKGDSVFFLSSYGHHTYDSLRRVAVNDIYDLASVTKVAGGTLAMMKLYEEGFYNLDDPIGAFVDGLRNNIGELTFREILSHQAGLYPWIPYYDESKKKNGKYRSKSISDINGSDYNFPLSDSLFLHKDFYLKIKKMIRKSEVSKQKSYRYSGLFFYLIPELVKSLTDTSYQDYLDYHFYNPIRAETLTFNPLDKFGKNRIAPTEIDTFFRMKSIHGRVHDEGAIMMKGISGNAGLFSNAEDLGKLFKVFLQDGRYDSAHLLNPSTIQLFTSSQYPNNGNRRGLGFDKPLLKYDSIRSSVAKSASFKSYGHTGYTGTIAWADPESDLIFIFLTNRVYPSRTNRALYDLNVRPSIHQLIYNYLDGQYSQKTYPVENTK, encoded by the coding sequence ATGCACAAACTACGACATACCTTATTTATTCTTTTCTTTTCCGCAACCGTTTTAGTAAAAGGCCAAGCTTACGAATTACTACATCATAAAGTAGATAGTGTTGTGTCAAGTGCTATTCAGTCAGAGGCCTTTCCTGGTTGTGTTATTTACGCTGCTAAAGGAGATAGTGTTTTTTTTCTTAGTTCATATGGCCATCATACGTATGACTCTTTGAGACGAGTAGCTGTGAATGATATTTATGATTTAGCTTCTGTTACGAAGGTAGCAGGAGGAACACTCGCTATGATGAAATTGTATGAAGAAGGATTTTATAATTTGGATGATCCCATTGGGGCGTTTGTAGATGGTTTAAGGAATAACATAGGTGAACTTACGTTCAGAGAGATACTTTCACATCAGGCAGGGCTTTATCCATGGATTCCTTATTATGATGAATCAAAGAAGAAAAATGGAAAGTATAGAAGTAAATCCATTTCTGATATCAATGGCTCAGATTATAACTTCCCACTTTCTGATAGTCTTTTTCTTCACAAAGATTTCTATTTGAAAATCAAAAAAATGATTCGAAAAAGTGAAGTGTCTAAGCAGAAATCATACAGATACTCAGGCTTATTTTTTTATCTTATTCCTGAGTTGGTCAAATCGCTTACAGACACATCTTATCAAGATTATCTTGACTATCATTTTTATAATCCAATCAGAGCGGAGACACTTACCTTCAATCCTCTTGATAAATTCGGGAAGAATAGAATTGCACCTACAGAAATAGATACCTTTTTCAGAATGAAGTCGATTCATGGACGAGTCCACGATGAAGGGGCAATAATGATGAAAGGAATCTCGGGAAATGCAGGACTTTTTAGTAACGCTGAAGATTTGGGGAAATTGTTCAAGGTTTTTCTTCAAGACGGTAGATATGATTCCGCCCATTTGCTAAATCCATCTACTATCCAACTCTTTACCTCTAGTCAATATCCGAATAACGGAAATAGGAGGGGGCTTGGTTTTGACAAGCCACTGTTGAAGTATGACTCTATTAGAAGTAGTGTTGCTAAAAGTGCCAGTTTTAAAAGCTACGGTCATACCGGATACACAGGTACCATAGCTTGGGCGGATCCTGAATCTGATCTTATATTTATTTTTCTGACCAATCGAGTGTATCCTTCAAGAACCAATCGAGCACTATATGATCTTAACGTTCGGCCCTCTATTCATCAGTTGATTTATAATTATTTGGATGGGCAATATTCTCAAAAAACCTACCCTGTCGAAAACACCAAATAA
- a CDS encoding aminotransferase class V-fold PLP-dependent enzyme: MSNNIYFTPGPSQLFYTFEEHLKKALSLDIPSLSHRSSTFIKIVEETNEALKELLQLPDGYDIYFLNSANEAWDRIIQNLVSERSHHFTNGSFSRKFYDFAIQHGKKSSITEASDGDSYTSWEVPADTELIGITKNETSVGYSLQETEIAELRLQNPNSLIALDIVSASPSVPVNFSNIDTAYFSVQKAFGLPSGLGVWIVNTKCHELAQRKKLTTSIGSYRSLPNLKKFGDKNQTPETPNMLFIYLLGKIAQDMLGVGISKLRNDTAYKAAILNQSIEDHPLLSHFVNSKQHRSKTTIVAKSGKSNELIEFFNKKGLILGKGYGNHKGDHIRIANFPTHSKESIEMICDLFLQIK; encoded by the coding sequence ATGTCAAACAATATCTACTTTACTCCTGGACCTTCTCAGCTTTTCTATACGTTCGAAGAACATTTGAAGAAAGCCTTATCACTAGACATTCCTTCTTTATCACATAGAAGTTCCACTTTTATAAAAATTGTAGAAGAGACTAATGAAGCATTGAAAGAACTTCTTCAGCTTCCTGATGGATATGATATTTACTTTTTAAACTCCGCTAATGAAGCATGGGATCGTATCATCCAAAACCTGGTCTCTGAACGGTCTCATCACTTCACAAATGGATCTTTTAGTAGGAAGTTCTATGACTTTGCCATCCAACATGGAAAAAAAAGCAGCATAACTGAAGCTTCAGATGGAGATTCTTATACAAGCTGGGAAGTGCCAGCTGACACTGAATTGATTGGGATTACTAAAAATGAAACCAGCGTAGGTTATAGCTTGCAAGAAACCGAGATCGCTGAGTTGAGATTGCAAAATCCAAATTCTTTAATCGCACTGGATATTGTGAGCGCCTCCCCTTCTGTACCAGTAAACTTCAGCAATATAGATACAGCTTATTTCTCTGTTCAAAAAGCCTTTGGTCTTCCTTCTGGACTAGGAGTCTGGATTGTTAATACTAAGTGTCATGAGCTTGCTCAGCGTAAAAAGTTGACAACTTCTATTGGTTCATATAGGTCATTACCGAATCTTAAAAAATTTGGTGATAAGAATCAAACTCCCGAGACACCAAATATGCTATTCATTTACCTTTTAGGGAAGATAGCTCAAGACATGCTAGGTGTAGGGATTTCAAAATTAAGAAACGATACAGCTTATAAGGCGGCCATATTGAATCAATCTATAGAAGATCATCCCTTACTTTCTCACTTTGTGAATTCAAAGCAGCATCGATCAAAAACCACAATTGTTGCTAAGTCTGGTAAATCCAATGAGTTGATTGAATTCTTTAATAAGAAAGGATTAATACTTGGAAAAGGATATGGTAATCATAAAGGGGATCATATTCGAATAGCCAATTTCCCTACGCACTCTAAAGAATCAATCGAAATGATCTGTGATTTATTCTTACAGATAAAATAA
- a CDS encoding CTP synthase — translation MSKTKYIFVTGGVTSSLGKGIIAASLGKLLQARGLSVTIQKFDPYINIDPGTLNPYEHGECYVTNDGAETDLDLGHYERFLSIETSQANNVTTGRIYYNVIQKERQGEFLGKTVQVIPHITDEIKNNIYKLGETGKYDVVITEIGGCVGDIESLPFVEAVRQAKFELGPTNSISIHLTLIPYLKASGELKTKPTQHSVKELLEAGIQPDILVCRSEYPINQDIRKKLALFCNVPINSVIEALDASTIYDVPILMRKEKLDERVLTKFKMPYKKDPKLVKWKEFLGRLKNPTASVNIGLVGKYVELQDAYKSIAESFIHAGASNECKVNVRWIHAEELDGDNVQKELGGLDGILVAPGFGERGIEGKIYAVQYARENKIPFFGICLGMQCAVIEFARNVLGKKKANSNEMAKTSYPVIDLMESQKNVKDMGGTMRLGAYVCELKKGSRAYAAYGSKKIMERHRHRYEFNNKFLEEYENAGMIASGINPKTNLVEIMEIKDHPWFVGTQYHPELKSTVMDPHPLFVKFIKASLDQKKSQEI, via the coding sequence ATGTCTAAAACGAAATACATTTTTGTTACGGGCGGTGTAACATCCTCTCTCGGAAAGGGAATCATCGCAGCTTCGCTTGGTAAATTACTACAGGCCAGAGGCTTATCCGTAACCATTCAAAAATTTGACCCTTACATCAACATAGATCCGGGAACATTGAATCCATATGAACATGGAGAATGTTATGTAACAAATGATGGTGCTGAAACAGATTTGGATTTGGGTCATTACGAACGTTTCTTAAGTATTGAAACATCACAAGCTAATAACGTCACTACCGGAAGGATTTATTATAATGTAATTCAGAAAGAACGTCAAGGTGAATTCCTAGGTAAAACGGTACAAGTCATTCCTCACATCACAGATGAAATAAAAAATAACATCTATAAATTAGGTGAGACAGGTAAATACGATGTGGTAATCACAGAAATTGGTGGATGTGTTGGTGATATCGAATCGCTTCCATTTGTAGAGGCTGTAAGGCAAGCCAAGTTCGAGTTGGGGCCAACAAATAGCATCTCTATTCACTTGACATTGATTCCTTATTTAAAGGCATCAGGGGAGTTAAAAACAAAACCAACTCAGCATTCAGTAAAAGAGCTTTTAGAGGCAGGTATCCAGCCGGACATTTTAGTCTGCAGGTCTGAATATCCTATCAATCAAGACATTCGAAAAAAATTGGCGTTATTCTGCAACGTTCCTATCAACTCAGTAATTGAAGCATTAGATGCATCGACTATCTATGATGTACCCATTTTAATGCGCAAGGAAAAACTTGATGAGCGTGTTCTCACCAAGTTTAAGATGCCTTATAAAAAAGATCCTAAACTTGTCAAATGGAAAGAATTCTTAGGGAGGCTTAAAAATCCTACCGCTTCCGTAAACATAGGACTAGTTGGAAAATACGTTGAGCTACAAGATGCTTACAAGTCTATTGCTGAGTCTTTTATTCATGCTGGTGCATCTAATGAATGCAAAGTGAATGTTCGATGGATTCATGCGGAAGAACTCGATGGTGATAACGTACAAAAGGAACTTGGTGGACTTGATGGTATTTTAGTTGCACCAGGGTTTGGAGAACGAGGGATTGAAGGAAAAATCTACGCAGTACAATACGCACGAGAAAATAAAATTCCATTTTTTGGAATCTGTTTAGGGATGCAATGCGCCGTTATTGAGTTTGCAAGAAATGTTCTTGGCAAGAAAAAAGCTAACAGTAATGAGATGGCTAAGACCTCCTACCCTGTTATAGACTTGATGGAAAGTCAGAAGAATGTGAAAGATATGGGTGGCACGATGAGACTCGGAGCTTATGTTTGCGAACTGAAAAAAGGCAGTAGAGCTTATGCTGCTTACGGATCAAAGAAAATAATGGAACGTCACCGTCATAGATACGAGTTTAACAACAAGTTCCTTGAAGAGTATGAAAATGCTGGCATGATAGCTTCGGGAATCAACCCTAAAACCAACCTGGTGGAAATTATGGAAATAAAGGACCACCCATGGTTTGTGGGGACCCAATACCATCCGGAATTAAAATCTACAGTGATGGATCCTCATCCACTTTTTGTAAAATTTATCAAAGCATCGCTTGACCAGAAGAAGAGTCAGGAGATATAA